Proteins encoded within one genomic window of Microbacterium sp. zg-B185:
- a CDS encoding glycosyltransferase gives MTLEIFVPFWGDPALLYETVDSVRAQRNPDWRLTVIDDCYPDERVPAYFAELDDARVSYTRNDVNLGITENYREAIRRATTEYIAILGCDDLLHPNYVDVVTRTMTKVPHADVIQPGVRVIDEHGTIVNPLADRVKQGVLAPRGGDGTAVLTGERMATSLIRGDWLYWPSLTFRTETLQRIDFREGLPIIQDLALLMDIAFDGGTLAYNPTLAFSYRRHGGSASQKTLLDGRRFRDERRYYAEARRVAEAHGWSRTACTARARVMSRLHAITELPKVLRGGNRTGIESTLAHIVAL, from the coding sequence ATGACTCTCGAGATCTTCGTGCCCTTCTGGGGCGACCCGGCGCTGTTGTACGAGACCGTCGATTCGGTGCGCGCCCAGCGCAACCCGGACTGGCGGCTCACCGTCATCGACGACTGCTACCCGGACGAGCGGGTGCCCGCCTACTTCGCGGAACTGGACGATGCCCGCGTCTCATATACGCGGAACGACGTGAACCTCGGCATCACGGAGAACTATCGGGAGGCGATCAGGCGGGCGACGACGGAGTACATCGCGATACTCGGCTGCGATGATCTGCTGCATCCGAACTATGTCGATGTGGTCACCCGCACAATGACGAAGGTGCCGCACGCGGACGTCATCCAGCCGGGGGTGCGGGTGATCGACGAGCACGGCACGATCGTCAACCCTCTCGCGGATCGTGTGAAGCAGGGTGTCCTTGCGCCGCGCGGCGGGGACGGAACGGCCGTACTGACTGGGGAGCGGATGGCGACCAGCCTGATCCGCGGCGACTGGCTCTACTGGCCTTCTCTCACCTTCCGCACTGAGACCCTTCAGCGCATCGACTTTCGCGAAGGACTGCCGATCATCCAGGACCTCGCCCTCCTGATGGACATCGCCTTCGACGGCGGCACGCTCGCGTACAACCCGACACTGGCCTTCTCGTATCGCAGACACGGCGGCAGCGCCTCGCAGAAGACGCTGCTGGACGGGCGGCGGTTCCGAGACGAGCGCAGGTACTACGCCGAGGCCCGGCGGGTCGCGGAGGCCCACGGCTGGAGTCGCACGGCGTGTACGGCCCGCGCACGCGTGATGTCCCGACTGCATGCGATCACCGAGCTGCCCAAAGTCCTCCGAGGCGGAAACCGCACCGGGATAGAATCGACCCTGGCGCACATCGTCGCCCTCTGA
- the glf gene encoding UDP-galactopyranose mutase: protein MDLLVVGSGFFGLTIAERAASDGRKVTVIDRRHHIGGNAYSENEPQTGIEVHRYGAHLFHTSNPSVWEYVSRFTTFTNYVHRVYTNHKGVVYPLPINLGTINQFFQAAYSPDEARAVLRELSAEFDVKDAANLEEKGIALIGRPLYEAFIRDYTAKQWQTDPKNLPAEVISRLPVRYNYDNRYFNDTWEGLPTDGYTAWIERMADHPNIEVKLGVDFFDEQQPLNKAATVGQVPIVYTGPIDRYFDDAAGALSWRTLDFEEEVLSVGDFQGTPVMNYADADIPYTRIHEFKHFHPERADRYPADQTVIMREFSRFATRDDEPYYPVSTAEDRAGLLAYRELAKGEKDVYFGGRLGTYQYLDMHMAIGSALSMWHNQLA from the coding sequence ATGGATCTTCTCGTCGTCGGCTCCGGCTTCTTCGGTCTCACCATCGCCGAACGCGCGGCATCCGACGGTCGCAAGGTGACCGTCATCGACCGCCGTCATCACATCGGCGGCAACGCCTACAGCGAGAACGAGCCCCAGACCGGCATCGAGGTGCACCGTTACGGGGCACACCTGTTCCACACCTCCAACCCGAGCGTGTGGGAGTACGTGAGCCGGTTCACGACGTTCACGAATTACGTCCACCGCGTGTACACGAACCACAAGGGCGTGGTGTACCCCCTGCCGATCAACCTCGGCACGATCAACCAGTTCTTCCAGGCCGCGTACTCTCCGGACGAGGCCCGCGCGGTCCTCCGCGAGCTGTCGGCTGAGTTCGATGTGAAGGATGCCGCGAACCTCGAGGAGAAGGGCATCGCGCTGATCGGTCGCCCCCTGTACGAGGCGTTCATCCGCGATTACACCGCCAAGCAGTGGCAGACCGACCCGAAGAACCTGCCTGCCGAGGTGATCAGCCGACTGCCGGTGCGGTACAACTACGACAACCGCTACTTCAACGACACGTGGGAGGGTCTGCCCACCGACGGATACACGGCGTGGATCGAGCGGATGGCCGATCACCCCAATATCGAGGTGAAGCTCGGAGTCGACTTCTTCGACGAGCAGCAGCCGCTGAACAAGGCGGCCACCGTCGGACAGGTCCCGATCGTCTACACCGGGCCGATCGACCGGTACTTCGACGATGCCGCGGGCGCCCTGTCCTGGCGCACCCTCGACTTCGAGGAGGAGGTCCTCAGCGTCGGCGACTTCCAGGGCACGCCCGTGATGAACTACGCCGACGCGGACATCCCGTATACGCGCATCCACGAGTTCAAGCACTTCCATCCCGAGCGCGCTGACCGCTACCCGGCCGACCAGACCGTCATCATGCGCGAGTTCTCCCGCTTCGCCACGCGCGACGACGAGCCGTACTACCCGGTGAGCACCGCCGAGGACCGCGCGGGCCTGCTGGCCTACCGGGAGCTCGCCAAGGGCGAGAAGGACGTCTACTTCGGCGGCCGTCTGGGCACCTACCAGTACCTCGACATGCACATGGCGATCGGCTCGGCGCTGTCGATGTGGCACAACCAGCTCGCGTGA
- a CDS encoding ABC transporter permease: MTTAAVGAPGSPRRYLHALWLLSARDLRVRYATSALGYLWSVLDPLVMSLIYWFVFTQVFGRGVGEEPYIVFLMSALLPWMWFNSSVSDFTRAFNKDARLVRSTAIPRTIWVNRIVLSKGIEYLLSIPVLVLFAVFAGATVGWGLLWFPLAVLLQGILLVGLGLLVAPLCVLYADLERTTRLILRALFYASPVIYGVSDLPAPFSEIAAFNPLAGIFTLYRVGFFPDQWDTFSVVLAAVMSVVFLCLGILVFRSLERPVLKEL, encoded by the coding sequence GTGACCACAGCCGCCGTCGGCGCTCCCGGCTCGCCGAGGCGCTACCTCCACGCGTTGTGGCTGCTCTCCGCGCGGGACCTCCGCGTCCGCTACGCCACGAGCGCGCTCGGCTACCTGTGGTCCGTCCTGGACCCGCTCGTGATGAGCCTGATCTACTGGTTCGTCTTCACGCAGGTCTTCGGCCGCGGCGTCGGGGAGGAGCCGTACATCGTGTTCCTGATGTCGGCGCTGCTGCCGTGGATGTGGTTCAACTCGTCGGTGTCCGATTTCACCCGCGCCTTCAACAAGGACGCGCGGCTGGTGCGCTCCACCGCGATCCCGCGGACGATCTGGGTGAACCGCATCGTGCTGAGCAAGGGCATCGAGTATCTGCTGTCCATCCCGGTTCTGGTCCTGTTCGCCGTCTTCGCCGGCGCGACCGTGGGCTGGGGCTTGCTGTGGTTCCCGCTGGCGGTGCTGCTGCAGGGGATCCTGCTGGTCGGGCTGGGTCTTCTCGTCGCGCCGCTGTGCGTGCTCTACGCCGACCTGGAGCGCACCACCCGACTCATCCTGCGCGCGCTGTTCTACGCGTCGCCGGTCATCTACGGTGTCTCGGACCTGCCCGCACCGTTCTCCGAGATCGCCGCCTTCAACCCGCTCGCGGGCATCTTCACGCTGTACCGCGTCGGATTCTTTCCGGATCAATGGGACACCTTCAGCGTCGTGCTCGCCGCCGTGATGAGCGTGGTCTTCCTCTGCCTCGGCATCCTGGTGTTCCGTAGCCTGGAGCGTCCCGTGCTGAAGGAGCTGTGA
- a CDS encoding ABC transporter ATP-binding protein, producing the protein MTGLAIEVRDLGVRFRRNRRGRRSFKDLFADSSRRSKPGEFWALRNVSFDVRPGESIGVVGRNGQGKSTLLKLVAGVLLPDEGAVTVHGGVAPLIEITGGFVGDLTVRENVRLTAGLHGMSRAEVARRFDGIIDFAELRDSIDTPYKHLSNGMKVRLAFSVVSQLEEPILLVDEVLAVGDKAFREKCYRRIDELLAEGRTLFFVSHNERDLRRFCTRGLYLDRGALALDAPIGEVLDRYNADYNGG; encoded by the coding sequence ATGACCGGACTGGCGATCGAGGTGCGCGACCTGGGCGTCCGGTTCCGTCGCAACCGCAGAGGGCGGCGGAGCTTCAAGGATCTGTTCGCGGATTCGTCGCGCCGGTCGAAGCCGGGCGAGTTCTGGGCGCTGCGGAACGTGTCCTTCGACGTGCGGCCGGGGGAGTCGATCGGAGTGGTCGGGCGCAACGGACAGGGCAAGTCGACGCTGCTCAAGCTCGTGGCCGGCGTGCTGCTGCCCGACGAGGGGGCGGTGACGGTGCACGGCGGCGTCGCCCCGCTGATCGAGATCACCGGGGGGTTCGTGGGCGATCTGACCGTGCGCGAGAACGTCCGCCTGACCGCCGGCCTGCATGGGATGTCACGGGCCGAGGTGGCGCGGCGGTTCGACGGAATCATCGATTTCGCGGAGTTGCGCGACTCCATCGACACGCCCTACAAGCACCTGTCGAACGGCATGAAGGTGCGTCTGGCCTTCTCCGTCGTCTCCCAGCTCGAGGAGCCGATCCTGCTCGTCGACGAGGTGCTGGCCGTCGGCGACAAGGCCTTCCGCGAGAAATGCTACCGGCGCATCGACGAGCTTCTGGCCGAAGGCAGGACGCTGTTCTTCGTCAGCCACAATGAGCGGGATCTGCGGCGCTTCTGCACCCGGGGCCTGTATCTGGACAGGGGCGCGCTCGCACTGGATGCCCCGATTGGCGAAGTGCTGGACCGTTACAACGCCGACTACAACGGGGGCTGA
- a CDS encoding glycosyltransferase, which translates to MVSPSRHEGLETEPAFDPASATIAIVTYNRSGLLTRLLESITRMDPKPGHVVIIDNASVDDTTLVVESFRERLGSELVYRRLETNTGGSGGFSEGMRVAYELGSTWMWLMDDDVEVLPDGLARMGSWAPRFKSIQGRRYDYDGSEFYWQYRVAEPLGIPIPFAPAGFDETGFKEMNSGCFEGMFIHRDIVQQIGLPDPRFFIYWDDQMYGWLASRKTTSVIVNEFVLRRTREIKQWDMGIRHMNASSNAYRYYIMRNRGHMKNYYRSLGVYNPMLFGAGTALTFVKELIRLFAVEHTVRGTSNLFRGIRDGRRIARDSSWQPMPPLEATAR; encoded by the coding sequence ATCGTATCCCCTTCGCGCCACGAGGGTCTCGAGACGGAACCGGCGTTCGATCCGGCATCGGCCACGATCGCGATCGTCACGTACAACCGCTCGGGACTGCTGACGAGGCTGCTGGAGAGCATCACGCGCATGGACCCGAAGCCCGGGCACGTCGTCATCATCGACAACGCGTCCGTGGACGACACCACGCTGGTCGTGGAGTCCTTCCGGGAGCGTCTCGGGTCGGAGCTGGTCTACCGGCGGCTGGAGACGAACACCGGCGGCTCGGGTGGTTTCAGCGAGGGGATGCGCGTCGCGTACGAGCTCGGCTCCACCTGGATGTGGCTCATGGACGACGACGTCGAGGTGCTGCCCGACGGCCTGGCCCGGATGGGATCCTGGGCGCCGCGGTTCAAGAGCATCCAAGGGCGCCGCTACGACTACGACGGCAGCGAGTTCTACTGGCAGTACCGGGTTGCCGAGCCGCTGGGCATCCCGATCCCGTTCGCCCCGGCCGGCTTCGACGAGACCGGCTTCAAGGAGATGAACTCCGGCTGCTTCGAGGGGATGTTCATCCACCGCGACATCGTGCAGCAGATCGGCCTGCCCGATCCTCGCTTCTTCATCTACTGGGACGACCAGATGTACGGCTGGCTCGCCTCGCGCAAGACCACCTCGGTGATCGTGAACGAGTTCGTGCTGCGGCGGACGCGCGAGATCAAGCAGTGGGACATGGGCATCCGCCACATGAACGCAAGCAGCAATGCGTATCGGTACTACATCATGCGCAACCGCGGCCACATGAAGAACTACTACCGTTCGCTGGGTGTCTACAACCCGATGCTGTTCGGTGCCGGGACGGCGCTCACGTTCGTCAAGGAGCTCATCCGGCTCTTCGCCGTCGAGCACACGGTCCGCGGCACGAGCAACCTGTTCCGCGGCATTCGGGACGGTCGCCGGATCGCCCGGGATTCCTCCTGGCAGCCGATGCCGCCGCTTGAGGCCACCGCCCGCTGA
- a CDS encoding glycosyltransferase, with protein sequence MPHVLQNVVFPLDRDPDLLPLYADPETWSIIDDEPVRVSNLAHMGNILGRHQARILAGRRVSFGTYFNAFPASYWQHWTAVRHVTLTVRTEGPCTILIYRSTGSGVSQRLETREADGDATNSFELQLDQFSDGGWIWFDLVADDKDVLFQGAEWTTEQEPARMGKASIGITTFNKPDYCIWTLLNLAAEPDVLEVVDRIFVVDQGDRRVDAQPEFAEVAATLGDTLQVITQPNLGGSGGFSRAMAETLDRPESDFVQLLDDDVRLEPESVRRSIVFGRYASTPTIVGAHMFDLLDRPKLHAWAEVVDDEPFMWRALYQDKLPHDFSASNLRQTPMLHMRLDADYNGWWMCLIPVEVIRAVGLALPAFIKWDDAEYCLRARDAGFPTVSVPGVALWHVSWVGKDDSIDWQAYFHARNRIVAGLLHSPVPRGGRLLKHSRRVDLKHLMMMQYYPVALRHRALRDVLSGPEHMRANLATAMPAARDLAKKFPETRVHKDTGVPLRSRRGRQVFKRASLHELDNPTGLKLRWFTAVTLVSHWFHAPRPENVSQPEVEFGKLDAQWWRLPLYDSALVSAADGSGQNKYVRNRANYRRMLLDSVRLHRRLRREWPALSQRYRRAQTEMTSLAEWRRTFGESS encoded by the coding sequence GTGCCTCACGTCCTGCAGAATGTCGTCTTCCCCCTCGATCGCGATCCCGATCTGCTGCCTCTCTACGCGGACCCGGAGACGTGGTCGATCATCGACGACGAGCCGGTTCGCGTGTCGAACCTGGCACACATGGGAAACATCCTGGGGCGCCATCAGGCGCGAATCCTCGCGGGGCGGCGCGTGTCGTTCGGCACCTACTTCAACGCCTTCCCGGCTTCATACTGGCAGCACTGGACCGCGGTGCGACACGTGACGCTGACTGTTCGCACCGAAGGTCCCTGCACCATCTTGATCTACCGGTCCACCGGGTCCGGTGTGAGTCAGCGCCTTGAGACCCGTGAAGCAGACGGCGATGCGACGAACTCGTTCGAACTCCAGCTCGATCAGTTCAGCGACGGCGGTTGGATCTGGTTCGACCTCGTCGCCGACGACAAAGACGTGCTCTTTCAAGGCGCGGAGTGGACCACGGAGCAGGAACCCGCGCGCATGGGCAAAGCGTCCATCGGCATCACGACGTTCAACAAACCGGACTACTGCATCTGGACCCTATTGAACCTCGCGGCAGAGCCTGATGTTCTTGAGGTCGTCGACCGGATCTTCGTTGTTGATCAGGGCGACCGCCGGGTCGATGCGCAGCCGGAGTTCGCAGAGGTCGCCGCCACACTGGGGGATACCCTTCAGGTCATCACGCAGCCGAACCTGGGCGGCTCGGGAGGGTTCTCGCGGGCGATGGCGGAAACGCTGGACCGTCCTGAAAGCGACTTCGTACAGCTCTTGGATGACGACGTCCGCCTCGAGCCCGAGTCGGTGCGACGCTCCATCGTTTTCGGGCGCTACGCGTCCACTCCCACCATTGTCGGCGCACACATGTTCGACCTCCTCGATCGCCCGAAGCTGCATGCCTGGGCCGAGGTGGTGGACGACGAGCCCTTCATGTGGCGGGCGCTCTACCAGGACAAACTTCCTCACGACTTCTCGGCATCCAACCTCCGCCAGACACCCATGCTGCACATGCGTCTCGATGCCGATTACAACGGCTGGTGGATGTGCCTGATACCCGTTGAGGTCATTCGTGCCGTCGGGCTCGCTTTGCCCGCGTTCATCAAATGGGACGACGCGGAGTACTGTTTGCGCGCTCGCGACGCTGGTTTCCCTACCGTGTCGGTGCCCGGTGTTGCGTTGTGGCATGTCTCCTGGGTCGGCAAGGATGACTCAATCGACTGGCAGGCATACTTCCATGCCCGCAACCGGATCGTGGCAGGCCTCTTGCATTCCCCGGTGCCGCGCGGCGGTCGCCTGCTAAAGCACAGCCGACGAGTGGATCTGAAGCATCTGATGATGATGCAGTATTATCCGGTGGCACTGCGCCATCGCGCCCTGCGCGATGTCCTGTCCGGTCCTGAGCATATGCGGGCGAACCTGGCCACCGCCATGCCCGCAGCCCGCGACCTCGCAAAGAAGTTTCCCGAGACGCGGGTACACAAGGACACCGGGGTCCCGCTCAGATCTCGACGCGGTCGCCAAGTCTTCAAGCGGGCCTCTCTGCATGAACTCGACAATCCCACAGGCCTCAAGCTGCGTTGGTTCACGGCTGTGACGCTGGTCTCGCACTGGTTCCACGCCCCCAGGCCGGAGAACGTCAGCCAGCCGGAGGTCGAATTCGGCAAGCTCGACGCGCAATGGTGGCGCCTGCCGCTCTACGACTCCGCCTTGGTCAGCGCTGCGGACGGGTCGGGCCAGAACAAGTACGTGCGCAACCGGGCAAACTATCGACGCATGCTCCTCGATAGCGTCCGCCTGCATCGCCGACTCCGCAGGGAGTGGCCTGCGTTGTCGCAGCGCTACCGCCGCGCCCAGACAGAGATGACATCGCTGGCGGAGTGGCGCCGTACGTTCGGGGAAAGCTCGTGA
- the galE gene encoding UDP-glucose 4-epimerase GalE, with product MKVLITGGAGFIGSTVASACMDAGIIPVILDDLSTGREAFTRGRLFYRGDIADASLLDQIAADHPDLSFAIHCAAKVVVPDSVIDPLGYYDTNVAKTIELLRGLQRNGIGKVIFSSSASVYDAEDGGAVTEEGPIQPASPYARTKAMVEQILADSAGAGDLRAIALRYFNPIGADPQSRSGLPQRDPSHVLGLLISAHRHGGTFTITGTDWPTRDGSGLRDFIHVWDLARAHVQAVRRFDLVTEKAAFRAVNVGGGTGTTIRELVAAFKRVTGASVDVRIGPRRAGDVAGAYADVQRAADLLGWRAELTIDEGIRDSLAWAESFDSASGH from the coding sequence ATGAAGGTCTTGATCACCGGGGGTGCAGGGTTCATCGGCAGCACGGTCGCATCGGCGTGCATGGATGCCGGAATCATCCCCGTGATTCTGGATGACCTTTCCACCGGCCGCGAAGCTTTCACGCGTGGTCGGTTGTTCTACCGAGGAGATATCGCGGACGCCTCCCTCCTCGACCAGATCGCTGCCGATCACCCTGACCTTTCGTTCGCGATCCACTGTGCGGCAAAGGTGGTCGTCCCCGACTCGGTCATAGATCCGCTGGGCTACTACGACACGAATGTAGCCAAGACGATCGAGCTGCTCCGCGGCCTGCAACGCAACGGCATCGGCAAGGTCATCTTCAGTTCCTCTGCTTCCGTCTACGACGCGGAGGACGGCGGCGCCGTGACCGAGGAAGGGCCGATCCAACCGGCCAGCCCATACGCCCGGACGAAGGCGATGGTCGAGCAGATCCTCGCCGACAGTGCGGGTGCCGGGGATTTGCGAGCCATCGCGCTTCGATATTTCAACCCGATCGGCGCGGATCCCCAGTCTCGGAGCGGTCTTCCCCAGCGCGACCCGTCGCATGTGCTGGGCCTGTTGATCTCCGCGCATCGGCACGGTGGAACCTTCACCATCACCGGAACAGACTGGCCGACGCGGGACGGGTCGGGACTGAGGGACTTCATCCACGTGTGGGACCTCGCGCGCGCGCATGTCCAAGCGGTTCGGCGCTTTGACCTCGTCACAGAGAAAGCGGCCTTCCGTGCCGTCAATGTCGGCGGGGGCACCGGAACGACCATCCGGGAACTCGTCGCCGCATTCAAGCGGGTCACCGGGGCCAGCGTCGACGTGCGCATCGGGCCCCGCCGCGCCGGTGATGTCGCGGGCGCGTACGCGGACGTGCAGCGGGCAGCGGATCTGCTCGGCTGGCGGGCAGAGCTGACCATTGACGAAGGCATTCGCGACTCGCTCGCGTGGGCTGAGTCCTTCGACTCAGCGTCGGGGCACTGA
- a CDS encoding O-antigen ligase family protein: MTDPVRGAGPARWIGLLGSAALARAYTIAVLGAVFSSFAIEKIAGRVTYVSIIVGLCLLGIGILVSRRREISLVRLVPTTLVLFVAWALISAFWSQSPSTSLWGWVSTAALAFLAVTIGHVRDTLQTARALGDVMRVLLSISLGVEILAGVILDMPFRFLGIQGDIAQLGPIQGIFGTRNLLGFAAVIALITFLIEYRTQSVRVGVSVYSVVLAGGLAALSDSPTVLVLALAVGLAVGALALVRHASPERRSALQFAFGGLVVVGVIIGYAARHPIIAFLGAGTDFSMRVDLWNTMVDYLRSKPVQGWGWFGPWDPQVFPFNAINYGLRTSHATGLNAYFDVLLQLGWAGLLLFTAFVGTALVRSWLDASERRSVIYAWTPLLLITLLVNSMFESFALFGFGWLLLVLCAVRAGQSRSWRERIDAIGGGPDLPSIQEGRPSNA, from the coding sequence GTGACCGACCCGGTACGAGGCGCCGGCCCTGCGCGCTGGATCGGACTGCTCGGGTCGGCCGCGCTCGCCCGCGCGTACACGATCGCCGTCCTGGGCGCGGTCTTCTCCTCCTTCGCGATCGAGAAGATCGCCGGACGCGTCACCTACGTCTCGATCATCGTGGGCCTCTGCCTGCTCGGCATCGGCATCCTCGTCTCCCGACGCCGGGAGATCTCGCTCGTGCGTCTCGTGCCGACCACGCTGGTGCTGTTCGTGGCCTGGGCACTGATCAGCGCGTTCTGGAGCCAGAGCCCCTCGACGTCATTGTGGGGCTGGGTCTCCACGGCCGCCCTGGCCTTCCTCGCCGTCACGATCGGTCATGTCCGCGACACGCTGCAGACCGCGCGCGCACTGGGCGACGTCATGCGCGTGCTGCTGTCGATCTCCCTCGGCGTCGAGATACTCGCCGGCGTCATCCTGGACATGCCCTTCCGGTTTCTCGGCATCCAGGGCGACATCGCCCAGCTCGGCCCGATCCAGGGGATCTTCGGCACGCGAAACCTGCTGGGCTTCGCCGCGGTGATCGCCCTGATCACGTTCCTGATCGAGTACCGCACCCAGTCCGTGCGCGTCGGCGTGTCGGTGTACTCCGTCGTGCTCGCCGGCGGCCTCGCTGCCCTCAGCGACTCCCCCACCGTCCTGGTCCTCGCACTCGCCGTGGGCCTGGCCGTGGGTGCGCTGGCCTTGGTGCGGCACGCGAGCCCGGAGCGGCGGTCGGCCCTGCAGTTCGCCTTCGGCGGGCTGGTGGTGGTGGGCGTGATCATCGGCTACGCGGCACGGCATCCGATCATCGCCTTCCTGGGAGCCGGCACCGACTTCTCGATGCGCGTGGACCTGTGGAACACGATGGTCGACTATCTGCGCTCCAAGCCCGTGCAGGGCTGGGGGTGGTTCGGCCCCTGGGATCCCCAGGTGTTCCCGTTCAACGCCATCAACTACGGGCTGCGCACGAGCCATGCGACCGGCCTGAACGCGTACTTCGACGTGCTGCTGCAGCTCGGGTGGGCCGGGCTGCTGCTGTTCACCGCCTTCGTGGGCACCGCCCTGGTGCGGTCGTGGCTGGACGCGAGCGAGCGCCGCTCGGTGATCTACGCGTGGACTCCGCTGCTGCTGATCACCCTGCTGGTGAATTCCATGTTCGAGAGCTTCGCGCTGTTCGGATTCGGCTGGCTCCTGCTCGTGCTCTGCGCGGTGCGCGCCGGTCAATCCCGCTCGTGGCGGGAGCGCATCGATGCGATCGGCGGTGGGCCGGACCTGCCGAGTATCCAGGAAGGTCGGCCTTCCAACGCGTAG
- a CDS encoding O-antigen ligase family protein produces the protein MAVYTKHPASTPPAAPVREKTGHLMLRGWCIFVLFMALSGTAWINAIGQLPTAVVTIAGGVLSLGLWFAVRPPVQWRRLPWFTMAYVLWAALSIIWSQWREATALTLLLLGITTLQALFIGSVLTWREVIRATSAALKWVLALSLIFELWVALFVRVPLLPGFVPRTEPVDPILYWSRNNLFDEGRIQGIMGNANLLGPVALLAIVVFAIRFAAGAAGRVLLGGWIVLAAYLFYRAASATAYVAAAAVVIVLVTVLLMRRARRPGERTRYYIGFAVVGLGGAAAFWLLRDTIFAALGRSTDLTGREMIWQAVLDRAMQRPVLGWGFSTPWITSDPAFDGWILDHGQSVMQAHNVWIDVFFQLGAIGVALLAMAYLAYIWRSWFFAVDRPRWDLRADRPYSPLTLLPTLVGAILLVQGLAESSPLLLWGWLFLVMLPFKMKQSPHIGEGAAELRIAIERGELTTRAS, from the coding sequence ATGGCCGTCTACACGAAGCACCCGGCGTCGACCCCGCCGGCGGCACCGGTCCGCGAGAAGACGGGTCACCTGATGCTCCGCGGCTGGTGCATCTTCGTGCTGTTCATGGCGCTGTCCGGCACGGCGTGGATCAACGCGATCGGCCAGCTGCCGACGGCGGTGGTGACGATCGCCGGCGGGGTGCTCTCACTCGGACTGTGGTTCGCGGTGCGGCCACCGGTGCAGTGGCGCCGCCTGCCCTGGTTCACGATGGCGTACGTGCTGTGGGCCGCGCTGTCGATCATCTGGTCGCAGTGGCGGGAGGCGACCGCGCTCACGCTCCTGCTGCTGGGCATCACGACTCTGCAGGCACTGTTCATCGGGAGTGTGCTGACCTGGCGCGAAGTGATCCGCGCCACCTCCGCCGCGCTGAAGTGGGTCCTCGCGCTGTCACTGATCTTCGAGCTCTGGGTCGCACTGTTCGTCCGCGTGCCCCTGCTGCCCGGTTTCGTCCCTCGCACCGAGCCCGTCGACCCGATCCTGTACTGGTCGCGGAACAACCTGTTCGACGAAGGCCGGATCCAGGGCATCATGGGCAACGCCAATCTGCTCGGACCGGTCGCCCTCCTGGCGATCGTCGTGTTCGCGATCCGCTTCGCCGCCGGCGCGGCCGGCCGCGTTCTGCTGGGCGGGTGGATCGTCTTGGCTGCCTACCTGTTCTATCGGGCGGCATCGGCGACCGCGTACGTGGCCGCGGCGGCTGTGGTGATCGTGCTGGTGACGGTGCTGTTGATGCGCCGCGCGCGCCGCCCCGGCGAGCGCACCCGGTATTACATCGGGTTCGCCGTGGTCGGGCTGGGCGGCGCTGCGGCGTTCTGGCTGCTGCGCGACACGATCTTCGCAGCGCTCGGCCGCAGCACCGACCTGACCGGCCGGGAGATGATCTGGCAGGCGGTGCTGGATCGCGCGATGCAGCGGCCGGTGCTGGGCTGGGGATTCTCCACCCCGTGGATCACGAGCGATCCGGCGTTCGACGGGTGGATCCTCGATCACGGCCAGTCCGTGATGCAGGCTCACAACGTGTGGATCGACGTCTTCTTCCAACTCGGCGCGATCGGCGTCGCCCTGCTCGCCATGGCCTACCTCGCCTACATCTGGCGCTCGTGGTTCTTCGCCGTCGACCGACCCCGATGGGATCTGCGGGCCGACCGGCCGTACTCACCGCTGACCCTGCTGCCCACGCTGGTCGGCGCCATCCTGCTGGTGCAGGGCCTGGCCGAGTCCAGTCCGCTGCTGCTGTGGGGCTGGCTGTTCCTGGTCATGCTCCCGTTCAAGATGAAGCAGTCGCCGCACATCGGCGAAGGCGCCGCCGAGCTGCGCATCGCCATCGAGCGTGGCGAGCTGACCACGCGGGCCTCGTGA